A window of the Citrus sinensis cultivar Valencia sweet orange chromosome 9, DVS_A1.0, whole genome shotgun sequence genome harbors these coding sequences:
- the LOC102624595 gene encoding alpha-1,3-arabinosyltransferase XAT3-like, with product MGKEKNRLVLTATSVAFLLLLAWLFAVFFASDVTPFESWKQQLLNFRCNSSSKKDAKAIEISDSLEFLLRRLVRGENRIQLDTTGFTCDTDINSEVCVANGPVRIANNSLTVYIESSQSQVKRVIRPYPSKLALDYVTPVQIVNGDADHLPACHFIHDVPAVVFSTGGFAGNQFHEFNELIIPLFITSRHFRSQVKFVIIDYKPWWVSKYSNILSLLTRYEVINPAADGNVHCFPAAVIGLKYHGFLSLNSTDIPGGYSMVDFKRFLREAYSLKIKNVSEIQREKPVLIFISRGNSRKFLNEDEMVVMIEELGFQVVVTRPNRMSNLNKFTEVVNSCSVLVGAHGAGLTTELFLPAGAVMVQVVPLGLEWGSTYYFGVPAREMGVQYLEYKTEPEESTLSETYSRDDPIITDPASLFAKDYFAARAVYIDAQNLKINLTRFRQTIVQAMEHIRMSSPLD from the exons ATGGGGAAGGAGAAAAACAGGCTAGTGCTTACTGCAACTTCAGTAGCTTTCCTACTTCTTCTTGCCTGGCTTTTTGCTGTATTTTTTGCCTCAGATGTCACACCATTTGAGTCAT GGAAGCAGCAGTTGTTAAATTTCAGATGCAATTCCAGCAGCAAAAAGGATGCCAAAGCCATTGAAATAAGTGATTCTTTAGAGTTCCTGTTAAGGAGACTTGTGAGAG GTGAAAACAGGATCCAGCTTGACACAACAGGCTTCACTTGCGACACCGATATTAACTCTGAAGTGTGTGTTGCAAACGGACCAGTTAGGATTGCCAACAATTCATTAACAGTTTACATTGAATCCTCTCAATCCCAAGTTAAACGAGTGATTAGACCATATCCTTCGAAACTTGCACTGGACTATGTTACACCAGTACAAATAGTTAATGGAGATGCTGATCATTTACCTGCTTGTCATTTCATTCATGATGTTCCCGCTGTGGTTTTTTCTACTGGTGGCTTTGCAGGAAACCAATTTCATGAATTCAATGAACTTATCATCCCTTTATTCATCACCAGCCGCCATTTCCGCTCCCAAGTCAAGTTTGTGATCATAGACTATAAACCCTGGTGGGTGAGTAAATACAGCAACATTCTCTCGCTTCTGACTCGTTACGAGGTTATAAATCCAGCAGCAGATGGCAATGTTCACTGCTTTCCCGCAGCTGTTATAGGGCTCAAGTACCATGGCTTTTTATCTCTCAACAGCACCGATATTCCGGGAGGGTACTCAATGGTGGACTTTAAGCGGTTCCTAAGAGAAGCATATAGTCTGAAAATCAAGAATGTTTCCGAGATACAGAGAGAAAAACCAGTTCTAATTTTCATATCTCGTGGTAATTCAAGAAAGTTCctaaatgaagatgaaatggtGGTTATGATCGAGGAATTGGGATTCCAAGTTGTTGTGACAAGGCCTAATAGGATGTCaaatttgaacaaatttaCTGAGGTGGTGAACTCATGTAGTGTACTGGTTGGAGCACATGGTGCTGGTCTAACAACTGAGCTGTTCTTGCCCGCAGGGGCAGTGATGGTGCAGGTTGTGCCACTGGGGCTGGAGTGGGGTTCAACTTACTATTTTGGTGTACCGGCAAGAGAAATGGGTGTGCAATACTTGGAGTACAAGACTGAACCAGAGGAGAGCACTCTCAGTGAGACTTACAGTCGGGATGATCCTATCATTACTGATCCAGCATCATTATTCGCAAAGGACTACTTTGCTGCAAGGGCTGTGTATATTGATGCTCAGAATTTGAAGATCAATTTAACAAGGTTCAGGCAGACAATTGTTCAAGCAATGGAACATATTAGAATGTCAAGTCCTCTGGACTGA